A region from the Zonotrichia leucophrys gambelii isolate GWCS_2022_RI chromosome Z, RI_Zleu_2.0, whole genome shotgun sequence genome encodes:
- the MAMDC2 gene encoding MAM domain-containing protein 2 isoform X1, which yields MPRLCLLAALALRLAGAALLSPGSCTFEDSACGYQWDYAHLPWTLHGEGHYISVDTSYEGEKAVLSSPDLYSEEWSCVRLIYQIATTSGTSPDPARLNLYLRQEGESFDRLLWSAKEPSDSWLIASLDLTNSTKKYKLVLEGEMGQDKSTSIAVFEIKITSGYCIECDFEENHLCGYVNRWNPNVNWFVGGGNIRNSQSILPKDHTLNSALGHYMYVDSVYVKHFQEVAQLISPRTTAPVSGCLSFYYQLKLESSIVFTVYLRDMSGFYEEIWKTDSALNADWALAEVDFSAPYPMEVIFEVAFNSAKGGYVALDDISFSPVYCSNQTGAPFNPANAGCNFEEDLCNFYQDHKDGPGWSRVKVKRNVYRAGDHTTGFGYYLLANTKFTSQPGYIGRLYGPTLPGNLQFCLRFYYALYGFFKMSGTLAVYIFEENHVVQEKIWSVLDSPKGVWTQAEISFKKPMPCKVVFVSWCKSFWDCGLVALDDVSLSLGSCQAADLLLPTPGECTFEKDECVFTQKKRGRGSWHRKRGPTPTSYTGPKGDHTTGVGYYMYIEASNMVYGQRAYLVSRSVRGTSGKQCLTFFYHMYGAGTGLLSVYLKKEGDDEEIPLWRRTGEQSISWLRGLIEYESDTNYQIIFEAIRGVSIRSDTAIDDILFQAGPCLEVEEIQFSSGYPDSLNEIEY from the exons GACATTACATTTCTGTGGACACGTCTTACGAGGGTGAGAAAGCAGTGCTGTCCAGCCCTGACCTGTACTCCGAGGAATGGAGCTGTGTCAGACTGATCTATCAGATAGCAACAACTTCAGGCACCTCACCTGATCCTGCCAGGCTCAACCTGTACCTCAGGCAGGAGGGAGAAAGTTTTGATCGTTTGCTGTGGTCAGCCAAGGAGCCATCAGACAGCTGGCTCATAGCTAGCTTAGATTTAACCAACAGCACAAAGAAGTACAAG CTGGTACTGGAAGGTGAAATGGGACAAGATAAATCCACCAGTATAGCAGTTTTTGAAATCAAAATAACTTCTGGATATTGTATTG AATGTGACTTTGAAGAAAATCATCTTTGTGGCTATGTGAACCGCTGGAATCCTAACGTCAACTGGTTTGTTGGTGGAGGGAACATTCGGAATTCTCAGTCTATCCTGCCCAAAGACCACACACTTAACAGTGCACTGG GTCACTACATGTACGTGGACTCTGTGTATGTCAAACACTTTCAGGAAGTGGCCCAGCTAATCTCACCAAGGACCACAGCCCCAGTATCTGGCTGCTTATCTTTTTATTATCAGCTTAAGCTGGAAAGCAGCATTGTTTTTACTGTTTACCTGAGAGACATGAGTGGCTTTTATGAAGAGATCTGGAAAACAGACAGTGCACTGAATGCAGACTGGGCGTTGGCAGAAGTCGACTTCAGTGCGCCGTATCCCATGGAG GTAATATTTGAAGTGGCTTTCAATAGCGCCAAGGGAGGTTATGTTGCCCTTGAtgacatttctttctctccGGTTTACTGCAGCAATCAGACAG GAGCTCCTTTCAATCCTGCCAATGCAGGCTGCAATTTTGAGGAAGATCTGTGTAATTTCTACCAAGATCACAAAGATGGCCCAGGGTGGAGCAGAGTGAAAGTGAAGCGCAATGTGTATAGAGCAGGAGATCACACTACTGGATTCG GCTATTATTTGTTGGCAAACACAAAGTTTACATCACAGCCTGGGTACATTGGACGTCTGTATGGCCCGACCCTGCCAGGAAACCTGCAGTTTTGTCTGCGTTTTTATTATGCTTTATATGGGTTTTTCAAGATGAGTGGCACTCTTGCAGTTTATATTTTTGAGGAGAATCATGTTGTTCAAGAGAAAATCTGGTCTGTCTTGGACTCTCCAAAGGGAGTTTGGACTCAAGCTGAAATCTCCTTCAAAAAGCCTATGCCTTGCAAG GTTGTCTTTGTTAGCTGGTGTAAAAGCTTCTGGGACTGTGGACTTGTGGCACTGGATGATGTATCATTGAGCCTGGgaagctgccaggctgctg ATTTGTTGCTGCCCACTCCTGGAGAATGCACTTTTGAAAAAGATGAGTGTGTGTTCACCCAGAAGAAGAGAGGTCgtgggagctggcacaggaagAGGGGTCCAACTCCCACTTCTTACACTGGACCAAAAGGAGACCACACTACTGGGGTAG GATACTACATGTATATAGAGGCATCTAACATGGTCTATGGACAGAGAGCATACCTAGTTTCAAGATCAGTAAGAGGAACATCTGGAAAACAGTGCCTGACATTTTTCTATCATATGTATGGAGCTGGGACTGGATTATTAAGTGTTTATCTAAAAAAGGAAGGGGATGATGAAGAAATACCTTTGTGGAGGAGGACAGGGGAACAAAGCATCTCATGGCTAAGGGGACTGATAGAGTATGAAAGTGATACAAACTACcag ATTATTTTTGAGGCAATCCGTGGTGTGTCAATAAGAAGTGACACTGCTATTGATGATATTCTGTTCCAGGCAGGACCTTGTTTGG AAGTGGAAGAAATTCAGTTCTCATCAGGATATCCAGACAGCTTAAATGAAATTGAGTATTAA
- the MAMDC2 gene encoding MAM domain-containing protein 2 isoform X2 produces the protein MPRLCLLAALALRLAGAALLSPGSCTFEDSACGYQWDYAHLPWTLHGEGHYISVDTSYEGEKAVLSSPDLYSEEWSCVRLIYQIATTSGTSPDPARLNLYLRQEGESFDRLLWSAKEPSDSWLIASLDLTNSTKKYKLVLEGEMGQDKSTSIAVFEIKITSGYCIECDFEENHLCGYVNRWNPNVNWFVGGGNIRNSQSILPKDHTLNSALGHYMYVDSVYVKHFQEVAQLISPRTTAPVSGCLSFYYQLKLESSIVFTVYLRDMSGFYEEIWKTDSALNADWALAEVDFSAPYPMEVIFEVAFNSAKGGYVALDDISFSPVYCSNQTGAPFNPANAGCNFEEDLCNFYQDHKDGPGWSRVKVKRNVYRAGDHTTGFGYYLLANTKFTSQPGYIGRLYGPTLPGNLQFCLRFYYALYGFFKMSGTLAVYIFEENHVVQEKIWSVLDSPKGVWTQAEISFKKPMPCKVVFVSWCKSFWDCGLVALDDVSLSLGSCQAADLLLPTPGECTFEKDECVFTQKKRGRGSWHRKRGPTPTSYTGPKGDHTTGDTTCI, from the exons GACATTACATTTCTGTGGACACGTCTTACGAGGGTGAGAAAGCAGTGCTGTCCAGCCCTGACCTGTACTCCGAGGAATGGAGCTGTGTCAGACTGATCTATCAGATAGCAACAACTTCAGGCACCTCACCTGATCCTGCCAGGCTCAACCTGTACCTCAGGCAGGAGGGAGAAAGTTTTGATCGTTTGCTGTGGTCAGCCAAGGAGCCATCAGACAGCTGGCTCATAGCTAGCTTAGATTTAACCAACAGCACAAAGAAGTACAAG CTGGTACTGGAAGGTGAAATGGGACAAGATAAATCCACCAGTATAGCAGTTTTTGAAATCAAAATAACTTCTGGATATTGTATTG AATGTGACTTTGAAGAAAATCATCTTTGTGGCTATGTGAACCGCTGGAATCCTAACGTCAACTGGTTTGTTGGTGGAGGGAACATTCGGAATTCTCAGTCTATCCTGCCCAAAGACCACACACTTAACAGTGCACTGG GTCACTACATGTACGTGGACTCTGTGTATGTCAAACACTTTCAGGAAGTGGCCCAGCTAATCTCACCAAGGACCACAGCCCCAGTATCTGGCTGCTTATCTTTTTATTATCAGCTTAAGCTGGAAAGCAGCATTGTTTTTACTGTTTACCTGAGAGACATGAGTGGCTTTTATGAAGAGATCTGGAAAACAGACAGTGCACTGAATGCAGACTGGGCGTTGGCAGAAGTCGACTTCAGTGCGCCGTATCCCATGGAG GTAATATTTGAAGTGGCTTTCAATAGCGCCAAGGGAGGTTATGTTGCCCTTGAtgacatttctttctctccGGTTTACTGCAGCAATCAGACAG GAGCTCCTTTCAATCCTGCCAATGCAGGCTGCAATTTTGAGGAAGATCTGTGTAATTTCTACCAAGATCACAAAGATGGCCCAGGGTGGAGCAGAGTGAAAGTGAAGCGCAATGTGTATAGAGCAGGAGATCACACTACTGGATTCG GCTATTATTTGTTGGCAAACACAAAGTTTACATCACAGCCTGGGTACATTGGACGTCTGTATGGCCCGACCCTGCCAGGAAACCTGCAGTTTTGTCTGCGTTTTTATTATGCTTTATATGGGTTTTTCAAGATGAGTGGCACTCTTGCAGTTTATATTTTTGAGGAGAATCATGTTGTTCAAGAGAAAATCTGGTCTGTCTTGGACTCTCCAAAGGGAGTTTGGACTCAAGCTGAAATCTCCTTCAAAAAGCCTATGCCTTGCAAG GTTGTCTTTGTTAGCTGGTGTAAAAGCTTCTGGGACTGTGGACTTGTGGCACTGGATGATGTATCATTGAGCCTGGgaagctgccaggctgctg ATTTGTTGCTGCCCACTCCTGGAGAATGCACTTTTGAAAAAGATGAGTGTGTGTTCACCCAGAAGAAGAGAGGTCgtgggagctggcacaggaagAGGGGTCCAACTCCCACTTCTTACACTGGACCAAAAGGAGACCACACTACTGGG GATACTACATGTATATAG